The following coding sequences are from one Haloarcula taiwanensis window:
- a CDS encoding TetR family transcriptional regulator, with translation MDDDTATEILGATFRALCQHGCAALTVKDIAAEADRSKATVHYYYDSRENLCREFLDFLCERYTARILDVDGSTPREELDSLLDTVLTDERQTPGQEFRTAILEIKAQAPYNDAFRTQLAKFDAVLFDRFREIIAAGIETGEFDSAVEPAVTAQFLVTGITGAHARHVATDRSIDQFSEAITRCVETDFRAETPVEATR, from the coding sequence ATGGATGACGATACAGCTACCGAGATTCTTGGGGCGACGTTCCGCGCCCTCTGCCAGCACGGGTGTGCCGCGCTCACGGTCAAAGACATCGCTGCCGAGGCAGACCGGAGCAAAGCGACGGTGCACTACTACTACGACAGCAGAGAGAACCTCTGTAGGGAGTTTCTGGATTTCTTGTGCGAGCGGTACACTGCAAGGATACTTGACGTGGACGGGAGTACACCGCGGGAAGAACTCGACTCGCTGTTGGATACAGTTCTCACTGATGAGCGACAGACGCCCGGTCAGGAGTTCAGAACGGCAATACTCGAAATAAAGGCACAGGCCCCGTACAACGACGCCTTCCGGACACAGCTCGCCAAGTTCGATGCCGTTCTCTTCGACCGGTTCCGTGAAATCATCGCGGCTGGCATCGAAACCGGTGAGTTCGATAGCGCGGTCGAGCCGGCCGTCACAGCGCAGTTCCTCGTGACCGGGATTACCGGAGCGCATGCTCGACACGTCGCTACGGACCGCTCGATAGACCAATTCAGCGAGGCAATTACGCGATGCGTTGAGACCGATTTCCGAGCGGAGACGCCAGTGGAGGCGACCCGCTGA
- a CDS encoding MATE family efflux transporter, protein MGVRSRVSALFKGPEEFDLTSGGIGKPLFFLSMPIVITNLFQTAYNLADTFWLGQYSTDALAAISFAFPMVFLLISLGMGISVAGSVLVAQFTGAGEERDAEYAASQTVTFAVIVSFVLGIAGYLGVDTFLSLMGASADVLPMATSYMEVISLGLLFMFGFFVFVALMRGYGDTITPMLVMFGSVVLNIIIDPFLIFGWTVVENAPLVGTISFPELGIEGAAIATVFSRALALVVGLAIMFRGNRGVQIHLRDMAPDLSYLRRLVRIGLPASIEGTGRALSMNLLLVIVAMFPDTVVAAYGIGTRVFSVVFLPAIAVARGVETMTGQNMGADKPNRAAKAAGLAATVLFGVLTLAGVLVWFTAAPIADLFTTDAEVVDITTQFLRYVALSFGFIGIMRAYTGSFRGAGRTLTAAAISVVMLGVIRFPIAWFAAAPMGESGIWLSFAVSNVAGALIAYGWYRRGTWQDSNLTEAKVDIDEAGMEISADGD, encoded by the coding sequence ATGGGTGTTCGAAGTCGCGTTAGTGCCCTATTCAAGGGCCCCGAGGAGTTCGATCTCACGTCGGGTGGCATCGGGAAGCCGCTGTTCTTCCTCTCGATGCCGATTGTGATTACTAATCTCTTCCAGACCGCGTACAACCTCGCAGACACGTTCTGGCTCGGCCAGTACAGCACGGACGCGCTGGCGGCGATTAGCTTCGCGTTCCCGATGGTGTTCCTCCTCATCTCGCTTGGGATGGGGATATCCGTCGCCGGCAGCGTCCTCGTCGCGCAGTTCACCGGCGCGGGCGAGGAGCGCGACGCCGAGTACGCCGCCTCACAGACGGTCACGTTTGCCGTCATCGTCTCGTTCGTTCTCGGCATCGCGGGCTATCTTGGCGTCGATACGTTTCTGAGTCTGATGGGGGCGTCCGCAGACGTTCTCCCCATGGCGACCAGTTACATGGAGGTCATCTCACTCGGCCTGCTGTTCATGTTCGGCTTCTTCGTCTTCGTCGCGCTCATGCGGGGCTATGGGGACACGATAACGCCGATGCTCGTCATGTTCGGTTCGGTCGTGCTCAACATCATCATCGACCCGTTTCTGATATTCGGCTGGACAGTCGTCGAGAACGCGCCGCTCGTCGGGACGATTTCGTTCCCCGAACTGGGCATCGAAGGGGCCGCTATTGCGACCGTTTTTTCACGGGCGCTGGCGCTGGTTGTGGGGCTGGCGATCATGTTTCGAGGGAACCGCGGCGTCCAGATTCACCTCCGCGATATGGCTCCGGACCTCTCGTATCTCCGCCGCCTCGTTCGCATCGGTCTGCCCGCGTCCATCGAGGGGACGGGCCGGGCGCTATCGATGAACCTGCTGCTTGTCATCGTCGCAATGTTCCCGGACACGGTCGTCGCCGCCTACGGCATCGGAACGCGCGTGTTCTCGGTCGTTTTCCTGCCGGCGATCGCAGTTGCTCGTGGCGTTGAGACGATGACCGGGCAGAACATGGGGGCCGATAAACCGAACCGGGCAGCGAAAGCGGCCGGCCTCGCGGCGACGGTGCTGTTCGGTGTGCTCACCCTGGCTGGCGTTCTCGTTTGGTTCACTGCCGCACCGATAGCAGACCTGTTTACGACGGACGCCGAGGTCGTCGATATCACGACGCAGTTCCTCCGCTACGTTGCGCTGTCCTTCGGGTTTATCGGGATTATGCGGGCCTACACCGGAAGCTTCCGCGGTGCCGGAAGGACGCTCACCGCCGCAGCGATATCGGTGGTGATGCTCGGCGTCATCCGCTTCCCGATCGCGTGGTTCGCCGCGGCCCCGATGGGTGAATCCGGCATCTGGCTGTCGTTCGCTGTCTCGAACGTCGCAGGGGCGCTCATCGCCTACGGCTGGTATCGGCGCGGGACGTGGCAAGACAGCAACCTCACCGAAGCCAAGGTGGATATTGACGAGGCAGGCATGGAGATATCAGCGGACGGAGACTGA
- a CDS encoding SAM-dependent methyltransferase, producing the protein MPAESNPNQGPSSPLFAAIYDPVTALVERTLLRPHREYLVANMDGTVLDLGAGTGTMFPYFDRIATDSTAFHATEPDPHMRRQAEEKANALATPIRIESAPAEALPYDEGTFDVVIASMVFCTIPDTESALSEMTRVLKPGGELRFFEHVIDDGWRARIQSALAPLWKRLAGGCHLTRQTGSRLAAAQSFDVVEIERLNLGVTPVRPFVRGRLRKRSVSPAE; encoded by the coding sequence ATGCCCGCAGAATCGAATCCCAACCAAGGCCCCTCATCTCCGCTGTTCGCGGCTATCTACGACCCTGTCACGGCGCTCGTTGAGCGGACGCTCTTACGGCCACATCGTGAGTACCTGGTGGCGAATATGGATGGCACAGTGCTGGACCTCGGCGCGGGAACCGGCACGATGTTTCCGTATTTCGATCGGATTGCGACCGACTCGACAGCGTTTCACGCTACCGAGCCGGACCCGCACATGCGGCGGCAGGCAGAGGAGAAGGCAAACGCGCTGGCCACGCCGATTCGTATCGAGTCGGCACCAGCAGAAGCCCTCCCGTACGACGAGGGCACGTTCGACGTCGTCATCGCCTCAATGGTGTTCTGTACGATTCCGGACACCGAATCCGCGCTGAGCGAAATGACCCGTGTACTCAAGCCCGGCGGCGAACTGCGGTTTTTCGAGCACGTCATCGACGACGGATGGCGCGCCCGGATACAGTCGGCCCTCGCACCGCTCTGGAAACGACTCGCTGGCGGTTGTCATCTCACCCGGCAGACGGGGTCGCGACTCGCCGCGGCCCAGTCGTTCGATGTCGTCGAAATCGAGCGGCTCAATCTCGGTGTCACACCGGTCCGCCCGTTTGTTCGGGGACGGCTCCGCAAGCGCTCGGTGTCTCCGGCGGAGTAA
- a CDS encoding photosystem reaction center subunit H, with protein sequence MRTVLANQLSNVRVVSTDGREVGTLQNITVDTATGELQSIVIDSDVQEIFGVERDPDGDVRLPASLIESMRDHLTIQPPAQQGVAGSGTVDS encoded by the coding sequence ATGCGAACGGTCCTCGCAAACCAGCTCTCCAACGTCCGGGTCGTGAGTACCGATGGCCGCGAAGTCGGCACACTGCAAAACATTACCGTCGACACGGCCACGGGAGAGCTTCAATCGATCGTCATCGACAGCGACGTGCAGGAGATATTCGGCGTTGAGCGGGATCCTGACGGGGATGTTCGATTACCAGCATCCCTCATCGAATCGATGCGGGACCACCTGACCATTCAGCCGCCTGCACAACAGGGTGTCGCAGGTAGCGGGACTGTGGACTCGTAG
- a CDS encoding transcriptional regulator, translating into MSSLIERIQERTGTADESPRVLDVAENETDDVLDALASDTSRSLFRTLYDDPGTPSEIADRCDTSVQNVHYHVSNLEDADLIEPVETVYSSKGNEMTVYGPASDPIVLVGDRDLAPRIQQSMSNVVTGIGLIGFASLFVQWGAERLADTTAGAEVLAPASPNAGPVGGTSTLAWFVFEVVEPGVLFFCLCLTVLGIAAVLADK; encoded by the coding sequence ATGTCGAGCCTCATCGAAAGAATACAGGAGCGGACCGGGACAGCTGACGAGTCACCGCGAGTACTCGATGTTGCAGAGAACGAAACCGACGACGTACTCGATGCGCTCGCCTCGGACACCAGCCGGTCGCTGTTCCGTACGCTGTACGACGACCCCGGAACGCCGTCGGAGATAGCGGACCGGTGTGACACGTCGGTTCAGAACGTCCACTACCACGTCTCGAACCTCGAAGACGCAGACCTCATCGAGCCGGTCGAAACGGTGTATTCGTCGAAGGGTAACGAAATGACCGTATACGGTCCCGCGAGCGACCCGATTGTACTGGTCGGTGACCGTGACCTAGCGCCGCGCATCCAGCAGTCGATGAGCAATGTCGTCACGGGGATAGGACTAATCGGCTTTGCGAGTCTTTTCGTCCAGTGGGGTGCAGAACGACTGGCAGACACAACCGCCGGAGCCGAGGTTTTGGCTCCGGCAAGTCCGAATGCAGGGCCAGTCGGTGGAACCAGCACGCTCGCATGGTTCGTTTTCGAAGTCGTCGAGCCGGGCGTGCTGTTTTTCTGTCTCTGTCTCACCGTTCTCGGTATCGCTGCGGTACTGGCTGACAAATAA
- a CDS encoding TetR family transcriptional regulator has product MVGPSDRTFSDQTEEIMQATYRALREHGYADLTIKRIADEYGKSTAAVHYYYDTKDDLLAAFLDYLLEQFVDSIHDVETTDPEARLDILLDELLVKLQENPDLSVALLEMRSQAPYKEAFSDRFRQNDEYIRYLLKAVINHGIDEGVFNDVDAEHVTRSLLTIIDGARTRAVMLDDTAELETARQTAGEYADAMLR; this is encoded by the coding sequence ATGGTTGGACCATCGGACCGGACCTTCTCGGACCAGACCGAGGAGATAATGCAAGCGACCTACCGCGCGCTGCGTGAGCACGGCTACGCTGACCTCACAATAAAACGGATCGCGGACGAGTACGGCAAATCGACGGCTGCAGTGCACTACTACTACGACACGAAAGACGACCTGCTGGCGGCCTTTCTCGATTATCTGCTGGAGCAGTTCGTTGATTCGATTCACGATGTCGAGACGACGGACCCCGAAGCACGACTGGACATCTTGCTTGATGAATTACTGGTCAAACTCCAAGAAAACCCCGACCTCTCGGTCGCACTGCTAGAAATGCGGAGTCAAGCACCGTACAAGGAAGCGTTCAGCGACCGGTTCCGCCAGAACGACGAGTATATTCGGTACCTGCTCAAGGCGGTCATCAACCACGGCATCGACGAGGGTGTATTCAACGATGTCGACGCGGAACACGTTACCCGTTCGCTGCTGACGATCATCGACGGTGCCCGGACCCGCGCGGTGATGCTGGATGACACTGCGGAACTCGAAACGGCCCGACAGACGGCGGGTGAGTACGCTGACGCGATGTTACGGTGA